A region from the Streptomyces sp. 3214.6 genome encodes:
- a CDS encoding bifunctional cytidylyltransferase/SDR family oxidoreductase — MSQRIAKPRTTAVILAGGTGQRVGLSIPKQLLKIAGKAVIEHTLTTFEKADSVDDIIVLMAPGYVPDVEKIVSKAGFEKVRAIIEGGSTRNETTERAIAALGEGLADGEDLNVLFHDAVRPLLSRRVIDDCVAALERYQAVDVAIPSADTIIVTRTHGEDGEFITEIPDRSRLRRGQTPQAFKLSTIRRAYEVAAGDPNFQATDDCTVVLRYLPDVPIHVVAGDEYNMKVTQPVDVFIADKLFQLASSAAPEQMGEEVYRELLTDKTVVVFGGSYGIGKDIAELAGSYGAKVYALGRSTTGTHVENPEEVDDALSKAYSETGRIDYVVNTAGVLRIGKLAETDNATIEEALKVNYLAPVQIARSAYKYLAETKGQLLLYTSSSYTRGRAEYSLYSSTKAAMVNLTQALSDEWAGDGIRVNCVNPERTATPMRTKAFGQEPAGSLLSSEAVARTSLDVLLSELTGHVIDVRQQDPTAAAGKASGFEQALAGVLDRQDGVA, encoded by the coding sequence GTGTCCCAGCGCATAGCCAAGCCCCGTACCACCGCAGTGATCCTGGCCGGTGGCACCGGTCAGCGGGTGGGTCTGTCGATCCCCAAGCAGCTGCTGAAGATCGCCGGCAAGGCCGTCATCGAACACACCTTGACCACCTTTGAGAAGGCCGACTCGGTCGACGACATCATCGTGCTGATGGCGCCGGGCTATGTGCCCGACGTCGAGAAGATCGTGTCCAAGGCCGGGTTCGAGAAGGTCCGGGCGATCATCGAGGGCGGCTCCACGCGCAACGAGACCACCGAGCGCGCCATCGCCGCCCTGGGTGAGGGACTGGCCGACGGCGAGGACCTCAACGTCCTCTTCCACGACGCCGTACGCCCCCTGCTCTCGCGGCGCGTCATCGACGACTGCGTGGCGGCCCTGGAGCGTTACCAGGCCGTCGACGTCGCCATCCCGTCCGCGGACACCATCATCGTCACACGCACGCACGGCGAGGACGGCGAGTTCATCACGGAGATCCCGGACCGCTCCCGGCTGCGCCGCGGCCAGACCCCGCAGGCGTTCAAGCTGTCCACCATCCGCCGGGCGTACGAGGTGGCGGCGGGCGACCCCAACTTCCAGGCCACGGACGACTGCACGGTCGTCCTGCGCTACCTGCCCGACGTGCCGATCCACGTCGTGGCGGGCGACGAGTACAACATGAAGGTGACCCAGCCCGTCGACGTGTTCATCGCCGACAAGCTGTTCCAACTGGCCTCCTCGGCCGCCCCCGAGCAGATGGGCGAGGAGGTCTACCGCGAGCTCCTCACGGACAAGACCGTGGTCGTCTTCGGCGGTTCGTACGGCATCGGCAAGGACATCGCCGAACTCGCCGGGTCCTACGGCGCCAAGGTCTACGCCCTGGGCCGCTCCACCACCGGCACACACGTGGAGAACCCGGAGGAGGTCGACGACGCCCTGTCCAAGGCGTACAGCGAGACGGGGCGTATCGACTACGTCGTCAACACCGCGGGCGTGCTCCGCATCGGCAAGCTGGCCGAGACCGACAACGCGACCATCGAGGAAGCGCTGAAGGTCAACTACCTGGCACCGGTGCAGATCGCACGTTCAGCTTACAAGTACCTGGCGGAGACGAAGGGCCAGTTGCTGCTGTACACCTCCAGCAGCTACACCCGCGGCCGTGCCGAGTACAGCCTCTACTCCTCGACCAAGGCCGCGATGGTGAACCTCACCCAGGCCCTGTCCGACGAGTGGGCGGGTGACGGCATCCGGGTGAACTGCGTCAACCCGGAGCGTACGGCGACACCCATGCGCACCAAGGCCTTCGGCCAGGAGCCCGCGGGCAGCCTGCTCTCCTCCGAGGCGGTCGCCCGCACCTCCCTCGACGTGCTGCTTTCCGAGCTCACCGGCCATGTCATCGACGTCCGTCAGCAGGACCCGACGGCAGCCGCGGGCAAGGCCTCCGGCTTCGAGCAGGCCCTGGCCGGCGTCCTGGACCGACAGGACGGCGTGGCATAA